The genomic region CTCTTCCGCCTCCCGTCGCGGCAGAGGAGCGATCAACGGCGCCGCCAGTTCGAAGGTCCGGGGCGGGTAGAGGGCGAGCGGGCCCCAGTGCAGACCGTGGGTGCCGCGCGCGCCCGGGCCGGTCAGCCGGGTGGGGCTGACCGCCCAGCGATCACTGATGCCGGAGACGTCGACCCCCAGCAGCCCGCCCTTCCGCCAGCCCGCCGCGGTGGTGAGCGCCACCTTGCCGCCCAGTGAATGTCCCACCAGGAAGAAGCCGGCCCCGCACGGGTGGGAGCGCCGGTACCCGGCCAACGCCCCCCGGACCACGGCGGCCTGCTCGGCGAGCCCCATGCCGTGGGGCACCCTTTCCGCCGATCGGCCGTAGCCGGGCCGGTCGAGGGCGAGTGCCGCGTACCCGTGGCGGGCGGCGAGGGTGAGCAGCGAGGCGCCGGGGTCAGCCCGTCCGTGGAAGTATCCGGCCCGCATGCCTCCGCCGTGCAGGGCGACCACCACGGCCCGGGGCGCCGTCCGCCCGGGGAGCGCGATGAGCCCGGACAGCGGAACCCCGTAGCCGCTCAGCTCGACGGCCCGGCCCTGGACGCCTTCCTCCGCGGCCGACGGGTACGGCGCCGGCGGCACGGACGCTGCGGACGGGCGCTCCGGCATGGTCAGCGGCCTAGCAGTTCTCGGGTCAGCTCGTCGAGCCGGAGGGCGTCCGCCAGGCGGAAGGAAGGGTGGTCCAGGCTCATCCGGCGTCCCTCCACGAAGGCGCTCAGCGGCTCCGCCGGAGGGGAGTCCAGACAGGTCACGATGGGCGCGATACCGGCCTCGACGGACTTGGCCATCCGCTTCATCCCCTCGATGTGCCCCTTCGTCGCCGCGTCGTACTCGCCGGAGAAGCTGGTGGAGACACTGCCCGGGTTGAACAGGACGTAGCGCGTCCTGCCACCGTCGTACAGGCTGGCGAAGGAGACGCCCAGCAGGTCGTTGGCCTTTCCGCCCTGCATCTGCGCGTCCAGGCCGTGGTAGTTCCGCTTCAGCTGCAGATCGTCCCAGTGGATCTCACCCATGGGGCTGCCGGGGCCCGCGACATTGACGATCACAGGCCGGTCCGCCTTCTCCAGGTGTCCGCGCAGTCCGTGGCTGAGCAGGTACCGGCTCAGATAGAAGAGCGCGAGACTGCTCTCGATGCCCTCCGCGGTGTCCCGGCGCGGCGACAGGTAGTGCCGGGCGCACAGGACCAGCGCGTCCACCACGGGGAACCGTTCGCCGATCTCCTCGACGACCCGGTCGTTCTCGCTCACGAGGCTCAGGTCGGCCTGGAGGAAAGCGGCCCGGGAGCCTGCTCCCGCGGCGTTCGCCTCGGCGAGGAACGCCTGCCCCTTCGCCTCGCTCCTGCCGATGACGAGGACGGCGTCGCCCCGGTTCAGGTAGGTGCGGGCGAGGGCGCGGCCCATGCCGTCGGTACCGCCCTGGATGACGATGTTCTTCACGGATCTCCCCGGGATGGAGCGGAACGCCACGCTTCGCACGCGGTCGGATGAGCCGGCATGAGATGAACCGGTGAGTTAAACCTAATGACCCAGCACGAAAAAGGCAACGAGCTCGACTACTGGAATGAACCGCACGGTTCATTTTCTCTCCGGTCCGCCTGACTGGGCGTCATCGGACGCGGTCCGGGCGCCTGCTCCGGGAGACCGCGTGCGGGAGCGCGGAGCGCGGACGCGCCAGCTCCGTCCCCGGAGAGCACGACCAGCCGGGTCAGCTCGGGCACCCTGAAGTGCGTCCGGCCGCCCAGGTGATGGAACTGGATGAAGTGTGCGTCGGCGAGGGACTCCAGCCGTCGGCGCAGCGACACCACTGACTGCCCCGACGCCTCGACGGCTCGCAGCAGGACGTGTTCACCCAGCGGCTGGGGCAGTCGGCACAGGAGGTGCAGCAACTGCTGCTCGTCCCTGGGGAGGCGCAGGTGGGCCGACCTGAGCCGGTGCAGGCCGTCGTCCTGGGGACCCTCGAGCACCGCGAGCCGCCCCGGGTCGCGCAGGGCGCGCCGCAGCAGGTCGGCCAAGGGCAGCTGCGGCCACGCCGACAGGCGCCGCCCCAGCGCGCGGACGGCCAGGGGCAGACCGTGGTAGAGCTGGACGAGCTCGCGGGCGGCGTGGAGTTCGCGCGCGACCCGCCGGGTGCCGATGAGGCCTCCGAGCAGAGCCACGCCCTCGTCACCGGTCATGCCCGACAGGCTCACCCCGGTGACCTTGCCGGGCAGGCCCTCGAGATGCCGCCGGGACGAGACGATCACCGCGCAGCCAGGACTGCTCGGGAGCAGCGGAAGCACCTGCTCGCGGGAGTGTGCGTCGTCGAGGACGACCAGCATCCGCTGCGTCGACGTCCAGCTGCGGAACAGCCGTGCCATGTCCTCGGTCGAGTCGGGCAGCCCGTGCTCCGAGTGACCCGAAGACAGGAGCAGGGAGGCCAGGGCGTTCCTGGTGGGAACAGGCGTGCCGTCCGGGTGGTGCAGCGTGGTGAACAGCTGTCCGCCGGGATAGGCGGGCCGCATGTGGTGTGCGGCCTGCACCGCCGTGACGGTCTTGCCGGTGCCGGTGCCTCCTGTGACCAGGGCGACGGGCACGGCCGACCTCTGGTCCTCGTCCTCGCCGAGGGCGGCCAGGATGGCGGCCACCTCGTGCTCCTGCGCCACGCAGTCCGCCATTTTCGCGGGGAGTTCGGCGGGGGAGGTGGCCGGGCACGACTCCTCGGCGGGAGCGGGCGCAGGGGTGAGTGGTCGCGTGGTGGGCCCCAAACCGTCCTGGAGGATGTCCTGTTGGACCTCCTTGACGGTGGCCGAGGGTTCGAGGCCCAGCTCGTCGACCATCGCCACCCGAAGTCGGCTGAACGCGTCCAGGGCGACCTGGCGCTGCCCCGAGTGCCACGCCGCCCTCATCAGCTGGCCGCAGATCACCTCGTTGAGCGGGAAGTCGACCGCGAGTCCCTTGAGTTCACTGAGGAGTTCGCGATGGCGCCCCAGGGTCATGTCGGCCTCGATGCGGTGCTCCAGCGTCCCCATGCGCAGGTCTTCCCACCGCGCCTGGTGCGCCGCGAGGACGGTGCCCACCGAGACCCCCGAGAACGGCTGCCCCCTCCACAGGGAGAGTGCCTCGTCGCAGGCCGCGGACGTCGTGAAGGCGTCACCCTTCATCTGGGCGGCCTGCCCCTGCCGGCAGAGCTCCTGGAACCGCCAGAGGTCGAACTCCCCCTTCTCCACTCGGATCCGGTATCCGCGCGGCTCTGTCGCGACCCGTGGCCTGTCGCCGGTCCTCTCCCCTTCCCGCAGCGCCTTGCGCACCTGGTAGATGTACGTCTGCACGGTCTTACGGGCGAGCCGTGGCGGCGAGTCGCCCCAGAGCTCCTCGACCAGCTTTTCGAGCGGAACCACCCGGTTGGCGTGGGCCAGGAGCAGTAGCAGTACCTGGCGGGCCATGGGAGAGGTCGGAGCGCAGGGCCCGTTCTCCCCACGGACCTCGACCGGGCCGAGAACGGCGAAGTGCATGAGATCCCCCGTTGGTCGTGAGGACGCGCAGGAACGGTGCGCGGGCGTGAGGGGCAGCCCGCACCGCGCCGGCGCAGGCCCTTCCGCTCAGGCGACGGGCCCCTGCGCGGCCCTCCGCGCGGGTTCGCGCGCGGGTTCGCGCGCCGGCTCCCGCACCGGCTTCTGCACCGTGCGGAAGTGTGCGTACAGGGCGCCCGCGTCACCCCCTCCGGCCTGTCGCAGAAGGGGCAGGATCACTTCCTCTATATGCTCGGCGGCCTCCTTCTCGGATTCCCACTCGGACAGCACGAGAACGCCTTTTCCGTCCAGGCTGACATGGAAGTTGGCCGCGATGGCTCCCGGATAGTCGCGGTCCTTTCCCTCGACCTCCTCCTCAGCCTCCAGCAGTCCGTCGATCCATGCGCGAGAGGCTTCCTCGTCGGGCATGGGGAAGATCGCGGCGGGAAAGCAGCTGGGCGCGGGAGATTCGTCCGACACAGCACCGCCCCGGACGACCCTGTAGAGGCGGAAGGGCACGGAGCCGGGCGAACGGGCCTCGTCACCCGAGGGAATCTGCGCCCATTGCTCGTAGATCAGGACCGATGTCCCGTCACTGCTCACGTAGCAACTCAGTGAGGCGAGGCCCTCGGGGAATTCACCGGCATGCCAGTGGGCGGTTTTGGCCTCGGCCAGGGATCGCTGTTCTTCCGGTCCGCTGGTGGAAATCATCTCGACAAGTGCGACGGTGACGTCCGCACGGTCTATTACGGGAAGATGGTCGACAGGGCGGGGCATGCGCGACTCCCATGAATGGATACGGTACGCGGGGTACGGTTTCCATCCTTGCGCGCCGCCCCCGGAATCCCTCGCACTCCGGGTGAAATGCTCGGACAACAAAGTGAAAATCTTCGAACGGCACGTCAGCCACCGTCAATTCTGCGTCAACCCACCCTCTCGTACGCCCCCGGACCGGCCGCGCTCGGAAGGCTGAGCCGTCACGGCCGGAGTGCACCGCCCCGATTCGCTCCGTACGCCGGTCGTCCCCGACTTGCCGAACCCGGGCGGATGCGGTGCTCTCGGAGGTGGAAGGGTGCGCCCTTGTTGGAGGTGAACCACCGTGCTGTTCACCGACCGCGCGGACGCCGGGCGGCGGCTCGCCGTGGCGCTGCGGCACCTGGAGCGTCGCGATCCCGTCGTCCTGGGGCTGCCGCGCGGCGGCGTCCCGGTGGCGTACGAGGTGGCGCGGGCCCTCGGCGCTCCGCTCGATGTGATCGTGGTCCGCAAACTCGGGGTCCCCTACCACCCGGAGCTGGGGTTCGGAGCGATCGGCGAGGGCGGGGTGCGGGTCATCAGCGACGAGATCGTCCGCCATGCCGGTGTCCGGGAGAAGGACCTCCGGTCGGTCGAGCGCGCCGAGGAGGCGGAGCTCGTGCGGCGGGCGCGGACGTACCGGGAGGGCCGGCCGCGGCTGCCGCTGGAGGGGCGCGCGGTGGTCGTGGTGGACGACGGGGTCGCCACCGGAGCGACCGCGCGGGCGGCCTGCCAGGTGGTGCGGGCGCAGGGCGCCGCCCATGTCGTACTGGCCGTGCCGGTCGCGTCCCCGGATGTCGCCGACAGGCTGCGCGAGGACGTCGACGAGGTCGTCTGCCTCTCCACACCGCACCTCTTCTCCGCCGTGGGTGAGTGGTACCGGGACTTCTCCCAGACCTCCGACGAGGAGGTCGTCTCCCTGTTGGCAGGGGCTTTCGGGGGTGCCGCCACGGCCGAGGAGGTCGAGGTGGACGCGGGCGGGGTCCCGCTCTCCGGGGACCTCGTGCTGCCCTCGGACGCGGGAGCGGTCGTGGTGTTCGCGCACGGCTCGGGCAGCAGCCGTCACAGCCCGCGCAACCGCGCCGTGGCCACGGCGCTGAACCGCGCCGGCCTGGGCACCCTGCTCTTCGACCTGCTCACGCCCGGGGAGGAGGTCTACCGTGCCAACGTCTTCGACATCGGACTGCTGGCCGGGCGGCTGGCGGACACCACCAGCTGGCTCCGCCGCCGCGTGTCCCTCCCGGTCGGCTCCTTCGGGGCGAGTACGGGCGCGGCCGCCGCACTGCGGGCGGCCGCCGCGACGGACTCGGGCGTCGGCGCCGTGGTCTCCCGCGGCGGGCGCCCCGACCTGGCCGGAGCGGATCTTTCCGCGGTACGCGCGCCCACCCTGCTGGTGGTGGGCGGCGCCGACCCCACGGTGATCGGCCTCAACCGGCAGGCTCAGGCGGCGCTGCACTGCGAGAACCGGCTGGAGATCGTGCCGGGCGCCACGCACCTGTTCGAGGAGCCGGGCGCCCTGGACCGGGTCGCGGAGCTGGCCGAGGGCTGGTTCACCACACACCTGGTCCGGCCGGCCGGCTGAGGCCCCCGGGGGCCCTGTCCAGGGACGGACCACGGTCGGCCGGCTGAGGCCCGGGGCCCTGTCCAGGAACGGACGACGGCCGGCCGGCTGAGGCCCGGCGGCCCTGCTTCAGGGACGGACCACCGCCCTCCCGTACGGCACCAGCCGTACCGGCCCCAGCAGGCCGTACTTCTGCCGTTGCGCCACTCCGAACACGGGTGCGTTCGACACCCGCAGCCGGTTGAGGAGGGTCGTGGCGACCTCCACCTCGATCGTGTTGGTGCCGCCGCGCAGATACGGGCCCACGTCGACGGTGGTGGTCAGCTGGTCGGCGGGCGGCAGATGGCGCCCGTTGACCGTGACCCGGTAGGTGTCGAAGACCTCGCCCAGCTCCAGCGTCGCTCCGTGGCCGCCTGTCCAGGGCCCGCCGAGGCGGACGGTGGCGCGGTAGCGGCCGATGCCGGAGGAATCGGCGAGCTCCGGGATCTCGGACCAGGGCAGGAGCCCGTCCAGCTCGACCGTGCGGCGGGTCCTGCGCGTGGTGGACGGGGTCGCGCCCGGGGTCCAGTCCTCGGCCGTCAGCGTCCAGCGGGTCAGCGGGACCGGTTCGGCCACGTCCTCGATGCGTGCCCGGAGCGTACGGCCGTCGCCGAGCGTCGTCGTGCGGATCCCCGGGCGGGTGTCCCTGATCTCGATCCTGCCGTTCCCGGCGCGGCGCACCTCGGCCGCGTCGGACCCGGTGGCGTGCCACTGCGGGGCCGGGCCGGTGGCCCAACGGCCCGGGCGGGCGGTCGCGATGATCGTGGTGGCGCCGGGTTCCAGGGTGACGCGCAGCCGCAGTCGCCCGTCGGGGAGGCGCGTGTACACCGCCAGCGGCTCGATGGTGCCGGTCCACGCGTCGAGTCGGTAGGGGACGACGTCGCGGTGGCGGGTGGTGAGGGTGACGTCGTGGCTGATGCGGGTGCCGGTCGAATTCTTCTTGCTGACGGCGTCGTTGGCGAAGAAGTAGTAGTCGGCGTCGCTGTCGGCACGGTGGTTGTGGAGCAGCATCGAGGACTCGGCGTACTCGACGTCGCGGGTGAGTCCGAGCGCGGCGATGCCCTGCGGGACGTCGGGGCGGTCGGGGACGTTGCTGACGGTCGGCTGAGCGAGCAGCTTCCGGATCAGGGCGAGGAGGCGGTCGTCGTCGCCGGGGCGGGCCATGCCAGGCACATGACCGTCGCTCCAGTCGCCGATGACGATGATCGGCAGGCCCTCCCGGGCGTAGCCGAGCAGTTTCTCCGCCACGTCCGTCTGGAGGGTGTGCTCACGGCCGATCATGACGTCGCCGTCGACGAGCAGGGCCTTGTATGCCGGTCCTTCGGGGGCGAGCCTGCCGTTCCTCACCACCGCGCCCGGAAGGCTCAGGAGGCGTGGGCTGAGGAAGAGGTGGGTCCAGCCCACGGGGATTCCGTCGGCGGTGAACCAGGACGCGCCGAGTCCGGAGCCCGCGTAGCCCTTCTGCCACAGGACGCCGACGTCGACCTTGTTGACCCCGGTCTGGAGCACCTGCTGGGTGCGGCTCAAGTAGCCGGCGACGTCGGGGACGTGTCCCCAGGTGGGTTGGCGCGGGCCCCACGCCTCGCCGTAGCCCGTACCCCCGTTGTAAGGGGAGAAGGCGGCGAAGCCGGGCCAGGCGGCACCGGGTGCCCAGGCGTAGGCGAAGCCGTGGAAGACGGCCTGGTTGACGCCGGCGGCGTACTGGGTGACGAGCTTCTTGAGCGTGGCGTCCCAGGTGGTGGCGTAGGCGCCGCCCGCGGTGCCCCCGGCCTCGTTGGAGAGGATGAGCTTGCCGCCCATGTCCCGGCCGCCGGCCAGGGTGCGGAAGTCGTCGAGGTTCTTGAAGCCGAGCGACTCGCCCTCGGAGATGTCGAGGAGGGCCGCCTTGTACATGGCGTCGGTCTGGAGGCCGTAGGGCTGGATGCGCAGTTGCAGTCCGAGGCCGTGGGCCCACTTCTGCACCGGCCGCAGATGGTTCTCGACGTACAGCTCGGTGACGACCTCCATGAAGTCCCGCCGGATCGCCTTGTCGGTGACGGCGTCGAAGGCGAAGACGTACTTCTCCTTCGTCTGGAGGAGTGCGGGAAGGTACGGGGCGAGGGCGTAGCCCATGCGGCGTTCGAACTCGGCCGCGATGCCGGGGGTCCAGAGCGTGGCATGGGTCTCCATCTCTATGGAGTCCTCGAAGAGCGCGCCGCCGTTCTCCCGCAGCAGCGCGCGCATACGGGAGTTGAGGATGTGCTCCTCCCAGTGGTCGATGACCGCGCGGGTGCCGGCCGCACTGAAGTGGTCGACGACGTAGCTGAGCGGCGTGGTGTGCGCGGGGCCCTCGGGGCGCTGGCCGGACCCTCGCTCCCAGCAGGCGATGAGGACCCAGGTCCCGTCGCCGGGGGCCGTCCACTCCAGGGTTCCGGCCGCCGGCACCCGGGAGGTGAGGTCGGTGACGGTGTCGAGGTCGAGCCGCACGGGGGTGGCGGTGGGCGAGGTGCCGGCGGTGACCCGGACGGCCAGGACGCGGTGGAGCGCCCGGACGGTGACGCCCGGGCTCGGTGCGGTGACGGGCTCGGGCAGCGGCCCGGAGAGCGCGGTGCCGGCCGGGAGGACCGTGACTCCGTGGGCCAGTTCCTTGACCGCGCCCGGGCTGTCGGGCGTGATGCCGGGGACGGCGGCGGGCCAGGCCGGGCCGAGGGTGAGGTCGACGACGATGTCACGCTTGCGGGCCCGCTTCAGCGCGGTCTCGACGGCGTCGGTCCAGGCGCGGGTGCCCCAGCCGTGCCGCACCGGGTCGATGGGCTCGGAAAGGCTGTGGGTGACGGCGGCGATCTCGACCCCGCCGAATCCGGCGGCCGCGATCTGGTCGATCTCGCGCTCGATCTCGTCGGCGTCGACGAGGGCGTCCGGCCACCACCAGCGGAACTTGGGGCGCACGGCGGGGGCGGGTTCGGCGAAGCGACGGGCGAAGGCGCCCTTGGCGGCGGGACCGGACGACGACGCGGGCGCGGCCACCGCCGCGACCTCGGAGAGGGGAAGCGCGGCGAGCGCGCCCGCCGCCGCGGCCATCCCGAGGACGGCCCGTCGGCGGAGGCTGGTCTGCGGGCCGGTCCCGGCGTCCGCACCGCCACCCGCCCCCGCGTCCGCCGCCGCCTCGCTCGCGACCGTCTCGCCGCGCCCCGGTCCGTTCCGCATCTCGCCACCCTGCTGGTCGGCCCTTCCCGCACGCATGTCAGCGACGCAGGAGTGGATAGAGGTTTTAAACGATTCAATATTCCACGCTGGAACATATGTGACCACTACCTCCGACCACAAGAGGCGCGCACGGTCCCTTCTCCTGCTGACACCCCGATGCGGACGCGTGCCCGACCAACAACACGCGAATAAAGGGACTAACCAGCACGTGACGCCCGGTCACCCACGTTCGGTGTGAAGTCTTGACGCTCACCACGGCAGCGCCTAGCTTGCCACCGGACGCCGTAAAACGATTCAACTCACCTCTGGGGAACCCTCGTTCGCAGCCGACCGGCCTCGGCTTCCGGCTGCCGCTCCCCGCCGGAAGGAGCCCGGTCCTTGACTGCCTCGCCTCCCCCGCAGCCGTACCGCCCACCGACCCCGTCCCGCCGCCAGGTGCTGACCGCGACAGCGGCGACCACCGCGGTCCTGGCGCTGTCGGGCGGCACCGCGGGAGCCGCCTCCGGGGCGCCGCCCAATGCCGTCTCCGAAGTGGCCGCCGCCCCTCCGGCGCTCGCCCCTCTGCCTCTCGGCGACGTCCGTCTGCTCGACAGTCCGTTCCGCGAGAACATGCGGCGGACCTGCGCCTATCTGCTCTTCGTCGATCCGGACCGGCTGCTGCACACGTTCCGCCTCACCGTGGGGCTCGCCTCGGATGCCGAGCCCTGCGGGGGCTGGGAGGCGCCGGACGTCCAGCTGCGCGGGCACACCACCGGGCATCTGCTGTCCGCCCTGGCGCAGGCCCACGCCCATACCGGCGAGGAGGCCTACGCCGCCAAGGCCCGCCACATCGTGGCCGCGCTCGCCGAGTGCCAGGCCGCCGCGCCCGCCGCCGGATACCGGCCCGGCTATCTCTCCGCCTTCCCCGAGGAGGTCTTCGACCAGCTCGAAGCGGGCGGGAAGCCGTGGGCCCCGTACTACACGCTGCACAAGGTGATGGCGGGCCTGCTCGACCAGTACCTCCTCTGCGAGGACGCCCAGGCCCTGGACGTGCTGCGTGCCATGGCCGGCTGGATCGACGGCCGGACCGGGGCCCTCCCGTACGACCGGATGCAGGCGCTCCTGAAGGTCGAGTTCGGCGGCATGAACGAGGTGCTGACCAACCTCTTCCTGGCGACCGGCGACCCGGCCCACCTGGTGACCGCCCGGCGCTTCGACCACGAGGAGCTGTACGGGCCGCTCGCCGCGGGCCGGGACGAGCTGGCGGGCCGGCACGCCAACACCGAGATCGCCAAAATCGTCGGCGCGTCCCGGAGTTACGAGGCGACGGGAGAGCGCCGCTACCGCGACATCGCCACCTACTTCTGGAAAACCGTCGTCGCCGACCACTC from Streptomyces sp. QL37 harbors:
- a CDS encoding glycosyl hydrolase codes for the protein MRNGPGRGETVASEAAADAGAGGGADAGTGPQTSLRRRAVLGMAAAAGALAALPLSEVAAVAAPASSSGPAAKGAFARRFAEPAPAVRPKFRWWWPDALVDADEIEREIDQIAAAGFGGVEIAAVTHSLSEPIDPVRHGWGTRAWTDAVETALKRARKRDIVVDLTLGPAWPAAVPGITPDSPGAVKELAHGVTVLPAGTALSGPLPEPVTAPSPGVTVRALHRVLAVRVTAGTSPTATPVRLDLDTVTDLTSRVPAAGTLEWTAPGDGTWVLIACWERGSGQRPEGPAHTTPLSYVVDHFSAAGTRAVIDHWEEHILNSRMRALLRENGGALFEDSIEMETHATLWTPGIAAEFERRMGYALAPYLPALLQTKEKYVFAFDAVTDKAIRRDFMEVVTELYVENHLRPVQKWAHGLGLQLRIQPYGLQTDAMYKAALLDISEGESLGFKNLDDFRTLAGGRDMGGKLILSNEAGGTAGGAYATTWDATLKKLVTQYAAGVNQAVFHGFAYAWAPGAAWPGFAAFSPYNGGTGYGEAWGPRQPTWGHVPDVAGYLSRTQQVLQTGVNKVDVGVLWQKGYAGSGLGASWFTADGIPVGWTHLFLSPRLLSLPGAVVRNGRLAPEGPAYKALLVDGDVMIGREHTLQTDVAEKLLGYAREGLPIIVIGDWSDGHVPGMARPGDDDRLLALIRKLLAQPTVSNVPDRPDVPQGIAALGLTRDVEYAESSMLLHNHRADSDADYYFFANDAVSKKNSTGTRISHDVTLTTRHRDVVPYRLDAWTGTIEPLAVYTRLPDGRLRLRVTLEPGATTIIATARPGRWATGPAPQWHATGSDAAEVRRAGNGRIEIRDTRPGIRTTTLGDGRTLRARIEDVAEPVPLTRWTLTAEDWTPGATPSTTRRTRRTVELDGLLPWSEIPELADSSGIGRYRATVRLGGPWTGGHGATLELGEVFDTYRVTVNGRHLPPADQLTTTVDVGPYLRGGTNTIEVEVATTLLNRLRVSNAPVFGVAQRQKYGLLGPVRLVPYGRAVVRP
- a CDS encoding SDR family NAD(P)-dependent oxidoreductase, producing the protein MKNIVIQGGTDGMGRALARTYLNRGDAVLVIGRSEAKGQAFLAEANAAGAGSRAAFLQADLSLVSENDRVVEEIGERFPVVDALVLCARHYLSPRRDTAEGIESSLALFYLSRYLLSHGLRGHLEKADRPVIVNVAGPGSPMGEIHWDDLQLKRNYHGLDAQMQGGKANDLLGVSFASLYDGGRTRYVLFNPGSVSTSFSGEYDAATKGHIEGMKRMAKSVEAGIAPIVTCLDSPPAEPLSAFVEGRRMSLDHPSFRLADALRLDELTRELLGR
- a CDS encoding alpha/beta fold hydrolase, with the translated sequence MPERPSAASVPPAPYPSAAEEGVQGRAVELSGYGVPLSGLIALPGRTAPRAVVVALHGGGMRAGYFHGRADPGASLLTLAARHGYAALALDRPGYGRSAERVPHGMGLAEQAAVVRGALAGYRRSHPCGAGFFLVGHSLGGKVALTTAAGWRKGGLLGVDVSGISDRWAVSPTRLTGPGARGTHGLHWGPLALYPPRTFELAAPLIAPLPRREAEEAPYWPSTFAAIAPRIRVPVRFTFAEHERWWRCDARTVREMTARLASPLVRTERLEGAGHNISLGNAARTYHHRVLDFLAMCHRPPRAAPA
- a CDS encoding AfsR/SARP family transcriptional regulator, which translates into the protein MHFAVLGPVEVRGENGPCAPTSPMARQVLLLLLAHANRVVPLEKLVEELWGDSPPRLARKTVQTYIYQVRKALREGERTGDRPRVATEPRGYRIRVEKGEFDLWRFQELCRQGQAAQMKGDAFTTSAACDEALSLWRGQPFSGVSVGTVLAAHQARWEDLRMGTLEHRIEADMTLGRHRELLSELKGLAVDFPLNEVICGQLMRAAWHSGQRQVALDAFSRLRVAMVDELGLEPSATVKEVQQDILQDGLGPTTRPLTPAPAPAEESCPATSPAELPAKMADCVAQEHEVAAILAALGEDEDQRSAVPVALVTGGTGTGKTVTAVQAAHHMRPAYPGGQLFTTLHHPDGTPVPTRNALASLLLSSGHSEHGLPDSTEDMARLFRSWTSTQRMLVVLDDAHSREQVLPLLPSSPGCAVIVSSRRHLEGLPGKVTGVSLSGMTGDEGVALLGGLIGTRRVARELHAARELVQLYHGLPLAVRALGRRLSAWPQLPLADLLRRALRDPGRLAVLEGPQDDGLHRLRSAHLRLPRDEQQLLHLLCRLPQPLGEHVLLRAVEASGQSVVSLRRRLESLADAHFIQFHHLGGRTHFRVPELTRLVVLSGDGAGASALRAPARGLPEQAPGPRPMTPSQADRRENEPCGSFQ
- a CDS encoding phosphoribosyltransferase family protein; translated protein: MLFTDRADAGRRLAVALRHLERRDPVVLGLPRGGVPVAYEVARALGAPLDVIVVRKLGVPYHPELGFGAIGEGGVRVISDEIVRHAGVREKDLRSVERAEEAELVRRARTYREGRPRLPLEGRAVVVVDDGVATGATARAACQVVRAQGAAHVVLAVPVASPDVADRLREDVDEVVCLSTPHLFSAVGEWYRDFSQTSDEEVVSLLAGAFGGAATAEEVEVDAGGVPLSGDLVLPSDAGAVVVFAHGSGSSRHSPRNRAVATALNRAGLGTLLFDLLTPGEEVYRANVFDIGLLAGRLADTTSWLRRRVSLPVGSFGASTGAAAALRAAAATDSGVGAVVSRGGRPDLAGADLSAVRAPTLLVVGGADPTVIGLNRQAQAALHCENRLEIVPGATHLFEEPGALDRVAELAEGWFTTHLVRPAG